In the genome of Croceimicrobium hydrocarbonivorans, one region contains:
- a CDS encoding prolipoprotein diacylglyceryl transferase: MDQLLSITWDAGRGIDLGFFTLRYYSLLFALGFVLGYFIMKRIFKREGIPIEKLDTLLTYTVVATIVGARLGHVFFYQWDYYSQHPWDIIKVWEGGLASHGAAVAIIIAMIIYSKKVLDKSTLWILDRVVITVALAGCFIRLGNFANSEIYGDVSNSAWEMVFTNPVRDRILNTNGQWIDGVEFIEKEEYEITDSITYPIYDVEVHFNPKIGNRARAQESFLDHIKPLLASASKEDKNLVITGNEFEWDESETLVGTIEARGYPRRPTQIFEALAYLAIFFILARLYLVADVRQRVGMLFGLFLILVFGFRFAIEFLKENQVSAEEGRAFNIGQSLSIPLVIAGLYFSIFAKKLKNEKE; the protein is encoded by the coding sequence ATGGATCAACTGCTGAGTATCACTTGGGACGCGGGTCGCGGAATTGACCTGGGATTTTTTACCCTCCGCTATTATAGCCTGCTCTTTGCATTAGGCTTCGTGCTGGGATACTTCATCATGAAGCGAATATTTAAGCGTGAAGGTATTCCCATCGAAAAGCTGGATACCCTGCTTACCTATACCGTGGTGGCCACGATTGTAGGTGCTCGTTTAGGCCATGTTTTCTTTTACCAATGGGATTATTATTCGCAGCATCCCTGGGATATTATTAAAGTGTGGGAAGGTGGATTAGCCAGTCATGGAGCGGCGGTAGCCATTATTATCGCCATGATTATCTATTCTAAGAAAGTACTGGATAAGTCTACTTTATGGATATTAGATCGGGTGGTTATTACCGTGGCTTTGGCCGGATGTTTTATTCGTTTAGGCAATTTTGCGAACTCCGAAATTTATGGGGATGTCTCTAACTCCGCTTGGGAAATGGTCTTTACCAATCCGGTGCGTGATCGTATTTTAAATACCAATGGACAGTGGATTGATGGGGTAGAATTCATCGAAAAAGAGGAATATGAGATTACCGATTCGATTACCTATCCCATTTACGATGTAGAAGTTCATTTCAATCCTAAGATCGGCAACCGAGCAAGGGCGCAAGAGAGCTTTTTAGATCATATAAAACCCTTATTGGCAAGCGCTAGTAAAGAGGATAAAAACTTGGTGATTACCGGAAATGAATTCGAATGGGACGAGTCTGAAACTCTCGTAGGAACCATTGAGGCTCGCGGTTATCCTCGCCGACCCACCCAAATTTTTGAAGCCCTGGCCTATCTGGCCATCTTCTTTATCCTGGCTCGTTTGTATTTGGTGGCCGATGTTCGTCAAAGGGTAGGTATGCTCTTCGGACTTTTCTTAATCTTGGTCTTTGGCTTCCGCTTTGCAATCGAATTTTTGAAGGAGAATCAAGTAAGCGCCGAAGAAGGACGTGCTTTTAATATTGGTCAGAGTTTAAGTATACCGCTGGTGATTGCCGGTTTGTATTTCAGCATTTTCGCTAAAAAATTGAAGAATGAAAAAGAATAA
- a CDS encoding DUF192 domain-containing protein — protein sequence MKKNKQRIIAIVLLIALGLWIVISVIPKGTSGRSSDRQVAPSKAEPPFTKEAELAILDTSGTDVLMNLDIELAESVAEIQYGMMYRKSMDRNMGMLFIMGSEAPRSFYMKNTYVPLDIIFINDDMEIVSIQKNAKPLDETSLPSEGPASLVLEVKGGLSDELALVKGQKIRWNRLH from the coding sequence ATGAAAAAGAATAAGCAGCGCATCATTGCGATTGTACTATTAATCGCCCTGGGCTTGTGGATTGTAATTTCGGTAATTCCTAAAGGAACAAGTGGTCGCTCCAGTGATCGCCAGGTAGCACCTTCCAAGGCAGAACCTCCTTTTACCAAGGAAGCGGAATTAGCTATTCTTGATACTTCCGGTACCGATGTCTTGATGAACCTGGATATTGAATTAGCCGAATCGGTAGCTGAAATCCAGTATGGTATGATGTACCGCAAAAGCATGGATCGCAATATGGGAATGCTTTTCATTATGGGTAGCGAGGCCCCACGTTCCTTCTATATGAAGAACACCTATGTTCCTCTGGATATCATCTTCATTAATGATGATATGGAGATTGTAAGTATCCAAAAAAATGCGAAGCCTTTAGATGAAACTTCCTTGCCTAGTGAAGGTCCTGCCTCTTTGGTTTTAGAAGTGAAAGGTGGCCTAAGTGATGAGCTGGCTTTAGTGAAAGGCCAAAAAATTCGCTGGAATCGCCTACATTAA
- a CDS encoding YciI family protein encodes MKKLGILLALMLFSIAGQAQVEVDAEGFETFKMQEGDTTYLMKKYFLVFLKRGTERSQDQAEALKIQTAHLAHMDSLANIGQLDLAGPMGDDTDLRGIVVLRVPTMEAAEACVKADPAVRANRLSYEIHPWWAAVGSKLR; translated from the coding sequence ATGAAAAAGCTCGGTATATTATTGGCCTTGATGCTCTTTAGCATTGCGGGGCAGGCTCAGGTAGAAGTGGATGCAGAAGGTTTCGAAACCTTTAAAATGCAAGAAGGAGATACCACTTACCTCATGAAAAAGTACTTCTTAGTTTTTTTGAAAAGAGGCACGGAGCGCAGTCAAGATCAAGCCGAAGCGTTGAAAATTCAGACCGCCCATTTAGCCCACATGGATTCGCTGGCCAATATTGGTCAGTTGGATTTGGCTGGCCCCATGGGCGATGATACGGATTTAAGAGGAATCGTGGTTTTACGAGTTCCTACTATGGAAGCTGCCGAAGCCTGTGTAAAGGCAGATCCTGCCGTAAGGGCCAATCGATTGAGCTATGAAATTCACCCTTGGTGGGCAGCGGTAGGAAGTAAATTGCGTTAG
- a CDS encoding C40 family peptidase, with translation MIWRYSKYLLALSFILLLSSCGSLQRSPAKSKPKSAPQFEHEILNSKKDKTTKPKSKSEEIDEAPALDAKESDLESFIDDWYGTPHRMGGMTKKGVDCSGFVIIAYQEVFEREFQGRRAEDIFSEMEALNQDELEFGDLVFFKVRGRRIDHVGIYLGDGQFAHTSSSRGVMISSLSNAYWSKRFFKGGRYKG, from the coding sequence ATGATTTGGCGCTATTCGAAATACCTTTTGGCCCTAAGCTTTATACTCCTGCTTTCTTCCTGTGGAAGTTTGCAGCGCAGTCCTGCTAAATCCAAACCCAAGTCGGCACCGCAGTTTGAGCATGAAATCCTGAATTCAAAAAAGGATAAAACTACTAAGCCAAAAAGCAAATCCGAAGAGATCGATGAAGCGCCCGCCCTCGATGCTAAGGAAAGTGATTTAGAAAGCTTTATTGATGATTGGTATGGCACTCCGCACCGTATGGGAGGCATGACTAAAAAAGGAGTGGATTGCAGTGGCTTTGTGATTATCGCCTATCAGGAGGTTTTTGAACGCGAATTCCAAGGCAGGCGGGCCGAGGATATCTTTTCTGAGATGGAAGCCTTAAATCAGGATGAATTGGAGTTTGGCGACCTGGTTTTCTTTAAGGTGCGAGGCCGTCGAATCGATCACGTTGGTATATACCTTGGTGATGGTCAATTTGCGCATACCAGCTCTAGCAGAGGAGTGATGATTTCGTCTTTAAGCAATGCTTACTGGTCTAAGCGCTTCTTTAAAGGCGGACGCTACAAAGGCTAA